The following proteins are encoded in a genomic region of Montipora foliosa isolate CH-2021 chromosome 10, ASM3666993v2, whole genome shotgun sequence:
- the LOC137974096 gene encoding uncharacterized protein, giving the protein MFCHSCGGWRSQNHKFCPKCGVSLSSSSTSQVSSFKKFPSEKSKERQTSFKSKSKSKKMDEFVTITIGIGSASSGVFKPVRGKSLPLKVNKRASAQTVLDEALKKRRSYDRTFRNDKSYKLCFPDGSEVTTLPGTKEAFTLEKYKEDLGKSYARISLFLCPLKEASDSESEQTCWPWLDLEFESDEWLDDVDIADRFAVEISEHSSATTSTTTVCAAASRSLTSTNSNGAVACSFSGSTPVNASQSTAAITTAASTPDVTLNANQDAGQAATSDTNEVFTSVDVSECASSSECPLSGGAIQLNDENVQSQPPLDFDHGTAPIAVKDVLVHRFQVLKDLIEEFKALDIPTHHYHLNLVIVNERGEIEDGRGLGVVREVITLFWHQFFRSLSIGATEKVPSVRHDYELEEWEAVGKVLVYGYCEIMYFPVTLSGVFMGSCLFEESTISDSFLLEAFLSYIGKDEAETLRKCTEGVLDANDDEVLEVLSSYKCYKNPTKENVKLIITQLAHQELVQKPKYISNCWKPIISSLKSFPQFKTLDCMKEVYETKKPTTRKVVKLLSASPQNEAERTSFDHLKRYIKSLGEVALKAFLQFTTGSDVIAVTEITVAFNSLDGAHRSPIARTCGPVLEVPTTYQSYNELSEEFENLISNKEAWGFTMV; this is encoded by the exons ATGTTTTGCCACAGTTGCGGTGGGTGGAGAAGTCAAAATCATAAGTTTTGCCCGAAGTGCGGGGTTAGTTTATCGTCATCTTCGACTAGTCAAGTCtctagttttaaaaaatttccaAGCGAAAAGTCGAAAGAAAGGCAAACCTCGTTCAAGTCCAAGTCCAAGTCCAAGAAgatggacgaatttgtaactATTACAATCGGGATTGGTTCTGCATCGAGCGGCGTTTTCAAGCCTGTGAGGGGCAAGTCCCTTCCCTTAAAAGTCAATAAACGTGCCTCAGCCCAGACAGTACTGGATGAAGCCTTGAAGAAACGACGTTCTTATGATCGAACTTTCAGAAATGACAAGAGTTATAAACTGTGTTTTCCTGATGGAAGCGAAGTTACCACTCTTCCCGGAACAAAAGAGGCATTTACACTGGAAAAATATAAAGAAGACCTAGGGAAGAGTTATGCACGGATTTCTTTGTTCTTATGCCCACTAAAAGAAGCTTCGGATTCTGAATCCGAACAGACTTGCTGGCCGTGGTTGGACCTGGAATTTGAAAGCGATGAATGGTTAGATGACGTAGACATCGCTGACAGATTCGCAGTTGAAATTTCTGAGCATTCGTCTGCCACAACGTCTACCACCACAGTTTGTGCCGCAGCCAGTCGATCTTTGACTTCTACCAATTCTAATGGAGCAGTCGCGTGCAGTTTTTCTG GTTCTACCCCTGTGAATGCAAGTCAAAGTACTGCAGCAATTACCACAGCTGCTAGTACTCCTGATGTTACATTAAATGCCAACCAAGATGCTGGTCAAGCTGCAACATCAGATACCAATGAAGTTTTTACCTCTGTTGATGTCAGTGAATGTGCCTCATCTAGTGAGTGCCCTTTATCTGGTGGTGCCATTCAGCTTAATGATGAAAATGTGCAGAGTCAGCCCCCTTTGGACTTTGATCATG gTACTGCACCGATAGCAGTAAAGGATGTGCTTGTACATAGATTCCAAGTTCTCAAAGACTTGATAGAGGAATTCAAAGCCTTGGACATCCCTACACATCATTATCATCTAAATCTAGTTATAGTTAATGAGCGTGGGGAGATTGAAGATGGCAGAGGTCTTGGTGTTGTGCGAGAAGTAATCacattgttttggcaccaattCTTTAGGTCTCTGTCAATTGGTGCAACAGAAAAAGTTCCCTCAGTAAGACATGACTACGAACTTGAAGAATGGGAGGCAGTAGGGAAAGTATTGGTGTATGGATATTGTGAAATTATGTATTTTCCTGTTACTCTTTCGGGTGTTTTCATGGGGAGCTGTTTGTTTGAGGAAAGCACtatttctgacagctttctTCTTGAAGCATTTTTATCATACATAGGCAAAGATGAAGCAGAAACATTAAGAAAGTGCACTGAGGGTGTGTTAGACGCTAATGATGATGAGGTACTTGAAGTATTGAGTAGCTATAAATGCTACAAAAATCCGACAAAGGAGAATGTGAAACTTATTATTACCCAACTAGCTCATCAAGAACTAGTTCAGAAGCCTAAGTATATTTCAAATTGCTGGAAACCAATTATTTCTTCTCTTAAGAGTTTTCCACAGTTTAAAACACTAGATTGTATGAAGGAAGTGTATGAGACGAAGAAGCCTACAACAAGAAAGGTTGTAAAGTTATTGTCTGCAAGCCCTCAGAATGAAGCAGAACGAACCAGTTTTGATCACTTAAAGCGCTACATTAAGTCTCTTGGTGAGGTTGCTTTAaaagcatttcttcagtttACAACAGGTAGTGATGTAATTGCAGTAACAGAAATAACTGTTGCAtttaattcacttgatggggcACATCGCAGCCCCATAGCACGCACTTGTGGGCCTGTTTTAGAAGTGCCCACAACTTATCAGTCTTATAATGAACTGTCAGAggaatttgaaaatttaatttcaaataaagaGGCATGGGGCTTCACAATGGTTTGA